The following coding sequences lie in one Asterias amurensis chromosome 18, ASM3211899v1 genomic window:
- the LOC139951061 gene encoding uncharacterized protein: MSSVEFALSSHFASQLECVICMGKLVVLKLLTCGHTFCLGCLDEILDDNEPRIVCPLCRDVTIVPSEGVDGLTTNFALQSLLESLNLNADEVDEPEDEENESTPKSGEVEDGELTMCELHKEKMKFYCSTCELLICRDCTVVDHPRPDHKCTNLDEAYTWRQQINQKELQLAKGLIKLTKKSRGVLLATVENLNQRCDQVINEIEVCRQEGMKMLNNKDALIKEYQCSLEEHTQDLLDLTQHAKGTTKIDVLDQSKSLVETLSSYRDKRHVMLDTPSKVQYPMFVGAEEEVQGWPRPSGPRKGNAKPNNKKKCSQEKTSESETDSTKGPNLALGGGMKGGNVPQATYPPLPLMYMQQTSVPSGVSGEPHRGGGGGRGGKSHRGGQGHRGGNQGQGGQGQKRGGGRGGRGGQGCENQRGGKSHRGGQGHGGGNQGQGGQGQKRGGGRGGRGGQGCENQRGGKSHRGGQGHRGGNQGQGGQGQKRGGGRGGRGGQGCENQRGRGGQAGNKGRGIGHQKNKIF; this comes from the coding sequence ATGTCGTCCGTAGAATTTGCTCTTTCTTCCCACTTTGCCAGTCAACTGGAATGTGTAATTTGTATGGGAAAGTTGGTTGTGCTTAAACTTCTCACATGTGGGCATACATTTTGTCTGGGATGTCTGGACGAAATCCTGGACGACAACGAACCTAGAATCGTCTGTCCCTTGTGTCGTGATGTGACCATTGTTCCATCAGAAGGAGTAGATGGGCTGACTACGAATTTTGCTCTGCAGAGCCTTCTGGAGTCACTCAACCTGAATGCCGATGAAGTGgatgaaccagaagacgaggaGAATGAGAGCACTCCGAAATCGGGCGAAGTAGAGGATGGTGAGTTGACAATGTGTGAGTTGCACAAGGAAAAAATGAAGTTTTACTGCTCCACTTGTGAGCTTCTGATATGCCGTGACTGCACTGTGGTCGACCACCCAAGACCAGACCACAAGTGTACCAATCTTGACGAGGCATACACTTGGAGGCAGCAGATCAATCAGAAGGAGTTACAGCTCGCCAAGGGGCTGATCAAGCTCACCAAGAAGTCGAGAGGGGTCCTTCTTGCCACAGTGGAGAATCTAAATCAACGCTGCGACCAGGTGATTAACGAGATAGAGGTGTGTCGCCAGGAGGGAATGAAGATGCTCAACAACAAAGATGCCCTTATCAAGGAGTATCAGTGCAGTCTTGAAGAGCACACTCAAGACCTACTTGACCTGACCCAACATGCTAAAGGTACCACCAAGATCGACGTTCTGGATCAATCCAAAAGTCTCGTGGAAACATTGTCATCTTATAGAGACAAACGACATGTGATGCTCGACACCCCGAGCAAGGTGCAGTACCCTATGTTTGTCGGGGCTGAGGAGGAAGTTCAAGGCTGGCCAAGACCGAGTGGTCCCAGAAAAGGTAATGCTAAGCcaaataataagaaaaaatgTAGTCAAGAAAAAACAAGTGAATCAGAAACTGACAGTACAAAAGGCCCAAATCTCGCTTTGGGAGGTGGTATGAAAGGCGGGAACGTACCCCAAGCCACATACCCCCCTCTACCGCTGATGTATATGCAACAAACATCGGTGCCTAGTGGAGTATCTGGTGAGCCACatagaggaggaggaggaggaagaggaggaaAGAGTCACAGAGGAGGTCAAGGTCACAGAGGTGGGAATCAAGGTCAGGGAGGTCAAGGACAAAAGAGAGGAGGAGGTAGAGGTGGTCGTGGGGGTCAAGGTTGTGAAAATCAAAGAGGGGGAAAGAGTCACAGAGGAGGTCAAGGTCACGGAGGTGGGAATCAAGGTCAGGGAGGTCAAGGACAAAAGAGAGGAGGAGGTAGAGGTGGTCGTGGGGGTCAAGGTTGTGAAAATCAAAGAGGGGGAAAGAGTCACAGAGGAGGTCAAGGTCACAGAGGTGGGAATCAAGGTCAGGGAGGTCAAGGACAAAAGAGAGGAGGAGGTAGAGGTGGTCGTGGGGGTCAAGGTTGTGAAAATCAAAGAGGGCGGGGAGGTCAAGCTGGGAATAAAGGTCGTGGCATTGGACACCaaaagaataaaatattttga
- the LOC139950973 gene encoding uncharacterized protein, which produces MKLKDFQKRSSAAIVNGDCVMTDLERHLCKMFKVIEIVGKRGRTVPVLLGTDVMAWLKALVANINAAGVAQDNIFLFARSCYGGSGHIRGSDCLRAYANQAGLENADSMRSTKLRKHVATVSQILALNEHQLETLADFMGHDLRVHREYYRLPDTVQRVTKLSRLFLSLERGNLVSQHGKSLEELHVTGEGFSSDDDSSDSGDSCDPALEDSVDDRRPPTQTDPAPKDRQVKRRQFKRRPWTAQEKKDVTEGLQRFFLLKKIPGKRDIESSCPVALQTRTWRNIKDFCRNTMTLQQI; this is translated from the exons ATGAAACTTAAAGATTTTCAGAAGCGAAGTAGTGCAGCCATTGTGAATGGTGATTGCGTGATGACTGATCTTGAACGGCACCTCTGTAAAATGTTCAAAGTCATTGAAATAGTTGGTAAGAGGGGCAGAACTGTTCCTGTGCTTCTTGGTACTGATGTGATGGCGTGGTTGAAGGCTCTGGTCGCAAATATAAATGCAGCTGGAGTGGCACAAGACAATATATTCTTATTCGCACGAAGTTGTTACGGAGGCTCAGGTCATATACGAGGAAGCGACTGTCTACGAGCATATGCAAATCAGGCGGGCCTTGAGAATGCTGATAGCATGCGGTCTACAAAGCTTCGTAAACATGTAGCGACTGTTTCACAAATTCTGGCCTTGAATGAACATCAGCTTGAAACACTTGCAGACTTCATGGGTCATGATTTGCGGGTCCATCGTGAGTACTACCGGTTGCCAGACACTGTCCAGAGGGTTACCAAACTGTCTAGACTTTTCCTCAGCTTGGAGAGAGGCAACTTGGTTTCGCAACATGGCAAATCTTTGGAGGAGTTGCATGTTACTGGAG aaggcTTCAGCAGCGATGACGACAGCAGTGATTCAGGTGACTCGTGTGACCCAGCTTTGGAGGACAGTGTTGATGACA GAAGGCCACCAACCCAAACGGATCCAGCTCCAAAAGATCGACAAGTCAAGCGTCGACAATTCAAGCGACGCCCCTGGACTGCCCAGGAAAAGAAAGACGTCACCGAGGGCTTGCAGAGATTCTTTTTGCTGAAGAAGATTCCAGGGAAACGTGACATTGAATCGTCCTGTCCTGTGGCATTGCAGACCAGAACTTGGAGAAACATTAAGGACTTTTGTAGAAACACGATGAcacttcaacaaatttaa
- the LOC139950972 gene encoding uncharacterized protein, which produces MAALERRQEMYEEGDSVMALWPPNSSWYPAVITSITKGKSLIKYCVRYTDDGITRSLFEHQLAHQTSGFQSDTSRCVNPNTNCRDDDDPQAIFQSDPSRSVNPNTSSWDDDDPQAIFQSDPSSCVNPNTSACDDDDPQAMLETGELHQSNEAVGCETNDSSEKCAVTVMQTDNVGRQRKWDKKHYCLYCDEPQAKLPHHLQSRHKEEREVVEIASETDVSARKKLLLYIRNIGNHRHNCQVLREGKGVLIIVYRPNHEASPHAYGPCIHCYGYYVRLDLWRHQCPLKPALPAQTDGSSRRGRVRGRVANG; this is translated from the exons ATGGCAGCTCTCGAGAGAAGACAAGAAATG TATGAAGAAGGGGACAGCGTCATGGCACTGTGGCCTCCAAACTCGTCATGGTATCCAGCTGTAATCACCTCCATAACCAAag GGAAGTCACTAATCAAGTACTGTGTGCGTTACACTGATGATGGCATCACACGCTCCTTATTTGAGCACCAG CTGGCCCATCAAACATCAGGTTTTCAGTCTGATACTTCAAGGtgtgtcaaccccaacaccaattgcagggatgacgatgacccacaagctatttttcagtctgatccttcaaggtctgtcaaccccaacaccagttcctgggatgacgatgacccacaagctatttttcagtctgatccttcaagttgtgtcaaccccaacaccagtGCCTGcgatgacgatgacccacaagctatgTTAGAAACTGGCGAGCTTCACCAAAGCAATGAAGCTGTAGGATGTGAAACAAATGATTCGAGTGAGAAGTGTGCCGTAACAGTCATGCAGACCGATAATGTCGGTAGACAAAGGAAATGggacaaaaaacactattgcTTGTACTGTGATGAGCCTCAGGCCAAGTTACCCCATCATCTTCAGTCGCGTCACAAAGAGGAGAGGGAAGTTGTAGAGATAGCATCGGAGACCGACGTTAGTGCCCGCAAGAAACTTCTGTTATACATCCGCAATATTGGTAATCACAGACACAATTGCCAAGTCCTTAGAGAGGGAAAGGGTGTCCTTATTATAGTATACAGACCAAATCATGAGGCATCTCCACACGCATATGGACCATGCATACATTGTTATGGCTATTACGTGCGTCTTGATCTTTGGCGTCATCAGTGCCCACTTAAGCCTGCGCTCCCTGCACAGACTGATGGTAGCAGTAGGAGAGGTCGTGTTAGGGGGCGAGTAGCTAACGGGTGA